From Falco cherrug isolate bFalChe1 chromosome 4, bFalChe1.pri, whole genome shotgun sequence, one genomic window encodes:
- the ZNF598 gene encoding E3 ubiquitin-protein ligase ZNF598 isoform X2 → MAASASGAAAGPADGSCVLCCGELEVVALGRCDHPICYRCSVRMRALCGVRYCAVCREELGQVVFGRKLTSFSTIALNQLQHEKKYDIYFTDGDVYALYRKLLQHECSLCPDLKPFNTFADLEQHMRKQHELFCCKLCVKHLKIFTYERKWYSRKDLARHRIHGDPDDTSHRGHPLCKFCDERYLDNDELLKHLRRDHYFCHFCDSDGAQEYYSDYEYLREHFREKHFLCEEGRCSTEQFTHAFHTEIDYKAHKTACHSKNRAEARQNRQIDLQFNYAPRHQRRSEGVIGGEDYEEVDRYNRQGRSGRVSGRGSQQNRRGSWRYKREEEDRDVAAAVRASVAAKRQEEKKRVEDKEESSSRGKKDDLRDSEVLSSKRVPKSSNDTAAAANGALSQDDFPAIGSAAGPLQGSAQLAVVKLKEEDFPSLSSSAAPTISSGMSLTYTATAKKTAFQEEDFPALVSKMRPNNKTVTNITSAWNNGSSKNVVKAISNPCVNQIAKKPPSLNSTKGNKKSNKLSHSDDEDSGSGLTTQEIRNAPTMFDVSSLLAASTSQTFTKVSKKKKMGVEKQRPSSPRLLQETSFPRSSTEKLPEAEQTSNASSALHAPDRSAAVMNGHSEKSLAICSTPKEPPGLKKPTVTNKCPLPQEDFPALGSSGSARMPPPPGFNTVVLLKSPPPPPGLSVPVSKPPPGFAVIPSTNISEPVTTSLKEPKSCHGSYLIPENFQQRNIQLIQSIKEFLQSDESKFNKFKTHSGQFRQGLISAAQYYKSCRELLGDNFKKIFNELLVLLLDTVKQQELLSAHNDFRIKEKQSSNKPKKNKKNVWQTDSNSDLDCCICPTCKQVLTQQDVVTHKALHIEDEEFPSLQAISRIIS, encoded by the exons ATGGCCGCCTCGGCctccggcgcggcggcgggccccGCGGACGGGTCGTGCGTGCTGTGCTGCGGGGAGCTGGAGGTGGTGGCGCTGGGCCGCTGCGACCACCCCATCTGCTACCGCTGCTCGGTGCGGATGCGGGCGCTGTGCGGCGTGCGTTACTGCGCGGTGTGCCGGGAGGAGCTGGGCCAG GTTGTCTTCGGACGGAAGCTTACATCTTTCTCAACAATAGCACTTAACCAGTTGCAGCATGAGAAGAAATACGACATTTATTTTACGGATGGAGATGTTTATGCACTGTACAG gaagctgctgcagcatgaaTGCTCTTTGTGTCCAGATCTGAAGCCATTCAACACCTTTGCAGACCTGGAACAGCACATGAGGAAGCAGCATGAACTCTTCTGTTGCAAACTCTGTGTTAAACACTTAAAG ATTTTTACTTATGAACGGAAATGGTATTCTCGTAAGGACCTCGCCCGTCATCGAATCCATGGAGATCCAGATGACACATCTCATCGTGGGCATCCCTTGTGTAAATTTTGTGATGAGCGTTATTTGGATAATGATGAGTTACTGAAACACTTAAGACGAGAtcattatttttgtcatttctgtgACTCCGATGGTGCTCAGGAATATTACAG TGATTATGAATACCTTCGTGAACACTTCCGTGAAAAGCACTTCCTTTGCGAAGAGGGACGGTGCAGCACAGAACAGTTTACCCACGCGTTCCACACGGAAATAGACTATAAAGCACACAAAACAGCCTGCCACAGCAAGAACAGGGCGGAGGCCAGGCAGAACCGGCAGATAGACCTTCAGTTTAACTATGCTCCGAGGCACCAGAGGAGGAGTGAGG GTGTTATAGGTGGAGAGGACTATGAAGAAGTTGACAGGTATAACAGGCAAGGGAGGTCAGGCAGAGTGAGCGGCCGAGGAagtcagcaaaacagaagaggcAGCTGGAGATACAAGAG GGAAGAAGAAGACAGAGATGTTGCAGCAGCAGTCAGGGCGTCTGTAGCAGCTAAACggcaagaagagaaaaaacgGGTAGAAGACaaagaggagagcagcagtagAGGTAAAAAGGACGACTTGAGGGATTCTGAAGTGCTCAGCTCCAAACGTGTGCCAAAGTCTTCAAATGATACTGCAG cagctgctaATGGTGCTTTAAGCCAAGATGACTTTCCAGCAATTGGTTCGGCAGCAGGACCTCTACAAGG CTCTGCCCAGCTAGCAGTGGTTAAGCTTAAAGAAGAAGATTTCCCAAGCTTGTCAtcctctgcagcacccaccaTCTCTTCTGGGATGTCTTTGACGTACACAGCgactgcaaagaaaacagcctTCCAAGAGGAGGATTTTCCAGCTCTGGTGTCCAAAATGAGGCCTAACAATAAAACAGTAACTAACATCACATCTGCATGGAACAATGGTTCCAGCAAAAATGTGGTCAAAGCCATTAGCAACCCCTGTGTAAACCAGATAGCCAAAAAGCCACCCTCCTTGAATAGCACTAAAGGAAATAAGAAGAGCAATAAACTCTCTCATTCAGACGATGAAGACAGCGGTAGTGGCTTGACAACCCAGGAGATCAGAAATGCACCGACGATGTTTGATGTGTCGTCCTTGCTGGCAGCTTCTACCTCACAAACTTTTACGAAAGtgagcaagaaaaagaagatgggGGTTGAGAAGCAGAGACCGTCATCCCCACGCCTGTTACAAGAGACATCGTTCCCCAGGTCATCGACTGAAAAGCTGCCAGAAGCAGAGCAGACATCAAATGCATCCTCTGCTCTTCACGCCCCTGACAGATCCGCAGCTGTCATGAATGGTCATTCGGAAAAATCATTAGCAATCTGTAGTACACCCAAAGAGCCCCCTGGCCTTAAAAAGCCCACAGTGACTAACAAATGCCCTTTACCTCAGGAAGACTTCCCAGCTCTTGGGAGCTCAGGATCAGCTAGAATGCCCCCGCCACCAG GCTTTAACACTGTGGTGCTATTAAAGAGTCCTCCGCCACCTCCGGGACTGTCGGTGCCTGTTAGTAAACCCCCTCCAGGTTTTGCTGTTATTCCATCCACCAATATCTCTGAACCTGTCACTACATCTTTGAAAGA GCCAAAATCCTGTCACGGATCGTACTTGATACCTGAAAACTTTCAGCAAAGGAACATTCAGCTAATACAATCCATTAAAGAATTCCTTCAAAGTGATGAGTCCAAGTTCAATAAATTTAAAACTCATTCTGGGCAATTCAGACAG GGTCTGATTTCTGCAGCACAGTATTATAAAAGTTGCCGAGAACTGCTTGGAGATAACTTCAAGAAAATTTTTAACGAGTTGTTGGTGTTGTTGCTGGACACAGTTAAGCAACAAGAACTGCTTTCTGCTCACAATGATTTcagaatcaaagaaaaacaaagctcaaacaaacccaaaaagaacaaaaagaacgTTTGGCAGACGGACTCCAACTCTGATCTCGACTGCTGTATCTGCCCAACGTGTAAGCAAGTACTAACTCAGCAGGACGTTGTCACCCATAAAGCTTTGCATATTGAGGATGAGGAGTTCCCTTCCTTACAAGCAATCAGCAGAATCATCAGTTAG
- the ZNF598 gene encoding E3 ubiquitin-protein ligase ZNF598 isoform X1, which translates to MAASASGAAAGPADGSCVLCCGELEVVALGRCDHPICYRCSVRMRALCGVRYCAVCREELGQVVFGRKLTSFSTIALNQLQHEKKYDIYFTDGDVYALYRKLLQHECSLCPDLKPFNTFADLEQHMRKQHELFCCKLCVKHLKIFTYERKWYSRKDLARHRIHGDPDDTSHRGHPLCKFCDERYLDNDELLKHLRRDHYFCHFCDSDGAQEYYSDYEYLREHFREKHFLCEEGRCSTEQFTHAFHTEIDYKAHKTACHSKNRAEARQNRQIDLQFNYAPRHQRRSEGVIGGEDYEEVDRYNRQGRSGRVSGRGSQQNRRGSWRYKREEEDRDVAAAVRASVAAKRQEEKKRVEDKEESSSRGKKDDLRDSEVLSSKRVPKSSNDTAEAAANGALSQDDFPAIGSAAGPLQGSAQLAVVKLKEEDFPSLSSSAAPTISSGMSLTYTATAKKTAFQEEDFPALVSKMRPNNKTVTNITSAWNNGSSKNVVKAISNPCVNQIAKKPPSLNSTKGNKKSNKLSHSDDEDSGSGLTTQEIRNAPTMFDVSSLLAASTSQTFTKVSKKKKMGVEKQRPSSPRLLQETSFPRSSTEKLPEAEQTSNASSALHAPDRSAAVMNGHSEKSLAICSTPKEPPGLKKPTVTNKCPLPQEDFPALGSSGSARMPPPPGFNTVVLLKSPPPPPGLSVPVSKPPPGFAVIPSTNISEPVTTSLKEPKSCHGSYLIPENFQQRNIQLIQSIKEFLQSDESKFNKFKTHSGQFRQGLISAAQYYKSCRELLGDNFKKIFNELLVLLLDTVKQQELLSAHNDFRIKEKQSSNKPKKNKKNVWQTDSNSDLDCCICPTCKQVLTQQDVVTHKALHIEDEEFPSLQAISRIIS; encoded by the exons ATGGCCGCCTCGGCctccggcgcggcggcgggccccGCGGACGGGTCGTGCGTGCTGTGCTGCGGGGAGCTGGAGGTGGTGGCGCTGGGCCGCTGCGACCACCCCATCTGCTACCGCTGCTCGGTGCGGATGCGGGCGCTGTGCGGCGTGCGTTACTGCGCGGTGTGCCGGGAGGAGCTGGGCCAG GTTGTCTTCGGACGGAAGCTTACATCTTTCTCAACAATAGCACTTAACCAGTTGCAGCATGAGAAGAAATACGACATTTATTTTACGGATGGAGATGTTTATGCACTGTACAG gaagctgctgcagcatgaaTGCTCTTTGTGTCCAGATCTGAAGCCATTCAACACCTTTGCAGACCTGGAACAGCACATGAGGAAGCAGCATGAACTCTTCTGTTGCAAACTCTGTGTTAAACACTTAAAG ATTTTTACTTATGAACGGAAATGGTATTCTCGTAAGGACCTCGCCCGTCATCGAATCCATGGAGATCCAGATGACACATCTCATCGTGGGCATCCCTTGTGTAAATTTTGTGATGAGCGTTATTTGGATAATGATGAGTTACTGAAACACTTAAGACGAGAtcattatttttgtcatttctgtgACTCCGATGGTGCTCAGGAATATTACAG TGATTATGAATACCTTCGTGAACACTTCCGTGAAAAGCACTTCCTTTGCGAAGAGGGACGGTGCAGCACAGAACAGTTTACCCACGCGTTCCACACGGAAATAGACTATAAAGCACACAAAACAGCCTGCCACAGCAAGAACAGGGCGGAGGCCAGGCAGAACCGGCAGATAGACCTTCAGTTTAACTATGCTCCGAGGCACCAGAGGAGGAGTGAGG GTGTTATAGGTGGAGAGGACTATGAAGAAGTTGACAGGTATAACAGGCAAGGGAGGTCAGGCAGAGTGAGCGGCCGAGGAagtcagcaaaacagaagaggcAGCTGGAGATACAAGAG GGAAGAAGAAGACAGAGATGTTGCAGCAGCAGTCAGGGCGTCTGTAGCAGCTAAACggcaagaagagaaaaaacgGGTAGAAGACaaagaggagagcagcagtagAGGTAAAAAGGACGACTTGAGGGATTCTGAAGTGCTCAGCTCCAAACGTGTGCCAAAGTCTTCAAATGATACTGCAG aagcagctgctaATGGTGCTTTAAGCCAAGATGACTTTCCAGCAATTGGTTCGGCAGCAGGACCTCTACAAGG CTCTGCCCAGCTAGCAGTGGTTAAGCTTAAAGAAGAAGATTTCCCAAGCTTGTCAtcctctgcagcacccaccaTCTCTTCTGGGATGTCTTTGACGTACACAGCgactgcaaagaaaacagcctTCCAAGAGGAGGATTTTCCAGCTCTGGTGTCCAAAATGAGGCCTAACAATAAAACAGTAACTAACATCACATCTGCATGGAACAATGGTTCCAGCAAAAATGTGGTCAAAGCCATTAGCAACCCCTGTGTAAACCAGATAGCCAAAAAGCCACCCTCCTTGAATAGCACTAAAGGAAATAAGAAGAGCAATAAACTCTCTCATTCAGACGATGAAGACAGCGGTAGTGGCTTGACAACCCAGGAGATCAGAAATGCACCGACGATGTTTGATGTGTCGTCCTTGCTGGCAGCTTCTACCTCACAAACTTTTACGAAAGtgagcaagaaaaagaagatgggGGTTGAGAAGCAGAGACCGTCATCCCCACGCCTGTTACAAGAGACATCGTTCCCCAGGTCATCGACTGAAAAGCTGCCAGAAGCAGAGCAGACATCAAATGCATCCTCTGCTCTTCACGCCCCTGACAGATCCGCAGCTGTCATGAATGGTCATTCGGAAAAATCATTAGCAATCTGTAGTACACCCAAAGAGCCCCCTGGCCTTAAAAAGCCCACAGTGACTAACAAATGCCCTTTACCTCAGGAAGACTTCCCAGCTCTTGGGAGCTCAGGATCAGCTAGAATGCCCCCGCCACCAG GCTTTAACACTGTGGTGCTATTAAAGAGTCCTCCGCCACCTCCGGGACTGTCGGTGCCTGTTAGTAAACCCCCTCCAGGTTTTGCTGTTATTCCATCCACCAATATCTCTGAACCTGTCACTACATCTTTGAAAGA GCCAAAATCCTGTCACGGATCGTACTTGATACCTGAAAACTTTCAGCAAAGGAACATTCAGCTAATACAATCCATTAAAGAATTCCTTCAAAGTGATGAGTCCAAGTTCAATAAATTTAAAACTCATTCTGGGCAATTCAGACAG GGTCTGATTTCTGCAGCACAGTATTATAAAAGTTGCCGAGAACTGCTTGGAGATAACTTCAAGAAAATTTTTAACGAGTTGTTGGTGTTGTTGCTGGACACAGTTAAGCAACAAGAACTGCTTTCTGCTCACAATGATTTcagaatcaaagaaaaacaaagctcaaacaaacccaaaaagaacaaaaagaacgTTTGGCAGACGGACTCCAACTCTGATCTCGACTGCTGTATCTGCCCAACGTGTAAGCAAGTACTAACTCAGCAGGACGTTGTCACCCATAAAGCTTTGCATATTGAGGATGAGGAGTTCCCTTCCTTACAAGCAATCAGCAGAATCATCAGTTAG
- the NPW gene encoding LOW QUALITY PROTEIN: neuropeptide W (The sequence of the model RefSeq protein was modified relative to this genomic sequence to represent the inferred CDS: deleted 2 bases in 1 codon) codes for MPRGRLSGGAWGALVLLGLMLPAGAWYKHVASPRYHTVGRASGLLMGVRRSPYLWRRELPAEPPRRPGADTPAAPPPPPGRPVGDTPPAAPPPPGPGRLLQRLLRRGWGVRGGPRPAPARAPPAPRRAQLLPLEDVALIH; via the exons ATGCCGAGGGGGCGGCTGTCAGGGGGCGCCTGGGgggccctggtgctgctggggctgatgCTGCCGGCCGGCGCTTGGTACAAGCACGTCGCCAGCCCCCGGTACCACACGGTGGGGCGCGCCTCGGGGCTGCTCATGGGGGTCCGCCGTTCCCCCTACCTCTGGCGCCGGGAGCTGCCGGCCGAgcccccccggcgccccgggGCAGAcacccccgccgcccccccgccgcccccgggccgccccgTCGGGGACacgccgccggccgccccgccgccgcccggtcCCGGCCGCCTCCTGCAGCGCCTGCtccggcggggctggggggtc cgcgggggtccccgcccggcccccgcccgcgccccaCCCGCGCCCCGCCGAGCTCAG CTTCTCCCGCTTGAAGACGTGGCTCTGATCCACTGA